One window from the genome of Oceanidesulfovibrio indonesiensis encodes:
- the rplL gene encoding 50S ribosomal protein L7/L12, with translation MADITKEQVIEFISEMTVLDLAELIKELEEKFGVSAAAPVAAVAAMPGAGGGDAAAEEEEKTEFDVVLKSAGGNKIAVIKVVRALTGLGLKEAKAKVDEAPQAIKEAVSKDDAEEAKKQLEEAGAEVEVK, from the coding sequence ATGGCCGATATCACCAAAGAGCAAGTTATTGAATTTATTTCTGAGATGACCGTCCTCGACCTCGCCGAGCTCATCAAGGAGCTTGAAGAGAAGTTCGGTGTCTCCGCTGCCGCTCCCGTGGCTGCTGTGGCTGCCATGCCCGGCGCCGGCGGCGGCGATGCTGCCGCTGAAGAGGAAGAGAAGACCGAGTTCGACGTCGTGCTGAAGAGCGCCGGCGGCAACAAGATCGCCGTCATCAAGGTTGTGCGCGCCCTCACCGGCCTGGGTCTCAAGGAAGCCAAGGCCAAGGTGGACGAGGCTCCCCAGGCCATCAAGGAAGCTGTGTCCAAGGACGACGCCGAGGAAGCCAAGAAGCAGCTGGAAGAAGCCGGCGCCGAGGTCGAAGTCAAGTAG
- the rplJ gene encoding 50S ribosomal protein L10, which yields MNRAEKAEVIEAIKAKADEARIAIVTDFKGLKVEETTALRVKLREAGVDYQVVKNTLARIAFTGGTHEVLSDKLKETCAVAFGYEDPVAAAKVLTEFSKGNKKFSIRFASLMGSYIEEKGVEDLSKLPGRQELLAKLLGTMNAVPQNFVGLLANVPRSFLNVLTAIKDEKEQAA from the coding sequence GTGAACAGAGCCGAGAAGGCCGAAGTAATCGAGGCCATCAAGGCGAAGGCGGACGAAGCACGTATCGCCATCGTGACCGACTTCAAGGGCCTGAAGGTGGAAGAGACCACCGCGCTGAGGGTCAAGCTCCGCGAAGCGGGCGTCGACTACCAAGTCGTCAAGAACACCCTGGCTCGGATCGCTTTCACCGGCGGTACCCACGAAGTCCTGAGCGACAAGCTCAAGGAAACGTGCGCCGTTGCCTTCGGGTACGAGGATCCTGTTGCCGCGGCGAAGGTCCTGACCGAATTCTCCAAGGGCAACAAGAAATTCTCGATCCGTTTCGCCAGCCTGATGGGCTCGTACATCGAGGAGAAGGGCGTCGAAGACCTCTCCAAACTGCCCGGAAGGCAAGAGCTCCTCGCCAAGCTCTTGGGCACAATGAACGCTGTGCCCCAGAACTTTGTGGGACTGCTCGCCAACGTACCGCGCTCGTTCCTCAACGTCCTTACTGCGATCAAGGACGAGAAGGAACAAGCAGCCTAA
- the rplA gene encoding 50S ribosomal protein L1, which translates to MARGKKFKKAVEGIDTTVRHEVFEAMKLAVQSAYANFDESVDVAINLGVDPKYSDQMVRGAVTLPHGLGKEVRVAAFCKGEKQAEAKAAGADIVGDEDLIEKVKGGFLEFDKAVATPDMMAKVGQIGRILGPRGLMPNAKTGTVTFDIGDAVKEMKAGRVEFKVDKAGVLHAPLGKVSFGQEKLIDNLRALVDSVNRLKPSAAKGTYMKNMALATTMGPGIKVDPLSIRKLIEG; encoded by the coding sequence ATGGCGAGAGGAAAGAAATTCAAAAAGGCAGTCGAAGGCATCGACACTACGGTCCGCCACGAGGTCTTCGAGGCCATGAAGCTCGCGGTCCAGTCCGCGTACGCGAACTTCGACGAGAGCGTGGATGTGGCGATCAATCTGGGCGTTGATCCGAAATACTCCGACCAGATGGTCCGCGGCGCCGTCACCCTGCCGCACGGCCTGGGCAAGGAAGTGCGCGTGGCCGCATTCTGCAAGGGCGAAAAGCAGGCCGAAGCCAAGGCAGCCGGCGCCGACATTGTGGGCGACGAGGACCTCATCGAGAAGGTCAAGGGCGGCTTCCTGGAGTTCGACAAGGCTGTTGCCACGCCGGACATGATGGCCAAAGTCGGTCAGATCGGCCGTATTCTCGGTCCGCGCGGCCTGATGCCCAACGCCAAGACGGGCACCGTTACCTTCGATATCGGCGACGCCGTTAAAGAAATGAAGGCCGGCCGCGTTGAGTTCAAGGTGGACAAAGCCGGCGTGCTGCATGCACCGCTGGGCAAGGTCTCCTTCGGCCAGGAAAAGCTCATCGACAACCTTCGCGCTCTTGTGGACTCGGTGAACCGGCTCAAGCCGTCCGCCGCCAAGGGCACGTACATGAAAAACATGGCGCTTGCGACCACCATGGGACCCGGGATCAAGGTCGATCCCCTGTCCATCCGCAAGCTCATCGAGGGTTAA
- the rplK gene encoding 50S ribosomal protein L11 → MAKKVIAKIKLQIPAGAANPSPPVGPALGQHGLNIMEFCKAFNAKTQDQKGMVIPVEITVFADRSFTFITKTPPAAVLLKKAAKVDKGSGEPHKEKVGTVTLAQVKEIAELKTPDLTAKDIEAAMRSVLGTARSMGIEVKG, encoded by the coding sequence ATGGCCAAGAAAGTGATCGCCAAGATCAAGCTGCAAATCCCGGCCGGCGCGGCCAACCCCTCGCCGCCCGTGGGTCCGGCGCTGGGTCAGCACGGCTTGAATATCATGGAGTTCTGCAAGGCGTTCAACGCCAAGACCCAGGACCAGAAGGGCATGGTCATTCCGGTGGAGATCACGGTCTTTGCCGACCGCTCGTTCACCTTCATCACCAAGACCCCGCCCGCTGCGGTGCTGCTTAAGAAGGCGGCGAAAGTGGACAAGGGCTCCGGCGAGCCCCACAAGGAAAAGGTCGGAACCGTGACCTTGGCTCAGGTGAAGGAGATTGCCGAGCTCAAGACCCCCGACCTGACCGCCAAAGACATTGAGGCAGCCATGCGCTCCGTTCTCGGCACTGCGCGCAGCATGGGAATTGAAGTCAAAGGGTAA